The DNA sequence AAAACTTGAGACTGAAAAATCTGCAAATAAAGGAGTCATACCTCCAGAATCTTGGCCAGTTTTCTGCTGTTCTTGAGCTCCAGTGAAGCCTTGAAAATGCAGTCGTAGGCTCCTCTCATCTCTTCGGTTTTCTCTTGCAATGTAGTCTTAAAATGGAGACTTTTCAAACGGGTTTTATACTCTGGCACCGAAAGCATCTGAACGCACACAAATAATGCACAAGAACTCCAAGTAGTGGTATTCACATTGAtgtaaattaaactaaaataaaatatataataatatataataaaaatatataatataataatagtatcCAACTGTAAGATGAAAAATGTCCATTCATCATCTTCATTCATAACAATAAATAGCCTACTACATCAAAATTAATATTGATAATTCGTCAAATTCTATACATTGAATACGCTTCTAATTTGTCCTTTACCTGAAGGACAAACTGGTCAAGCTCACTGAGTTTCCTCGGATCATCTCTGTACTGCTCATATTGTCTGACCTCATCATCATCTGGTGCATACAGCAGCAACTGTTTAATGTGTGGAGGCTCCAAATGCTCGCTCGACATCGTCATCAGTACCTGCCGCAGCTCGCCTGGTGACAGCTTCAGATGGGCAATCAGGATTGCTGTGAAAAAGGTAGAAGAATCATAAGGCAAGAAATTGTGTGGTCAGATACTCATAGGTTAACAGCTAATGGTGAAAAGGACACAGAAGAAGCTCATAAGCTGACAGTTGATGGCTAAAAGTTAATAGCAGAAACTCACAGGTTAACAGCTAATGGTGAAAAGAAAACAGAAGAAACTCATAAGCTGACAGTTGATGGCTAAAGATCATAGCAGAAGCTCAAAATATAAAAGCTAATGGCGAAAATGTCAGAGCCGAAGCTCATCACCGAACAGTTAGAGGCTACAAGATCATAGAAGAAGCTCCTAGGCTCACAGCTAATGGTAAAAAGATAATAGCAGAAGCTCATAGGCTAACAACTAATGGTAAAAAGATCATAGCAGAAGCTCATAGGCTAACAACTAATGGTAAAAAGATCATAGCAGAAGCTCATAGGCTAACAGTTAATGGCTAAAAAATCATAGCAGGAGCTCATAGGCTAAGAACTAATGGCAAAAATATCATAGCAGAAACTCATAGCAGCCTAACAATTAATGGCCAAAAGATCATAACAGTAGCTTATAGGCTAATAGCTAATGACTAAAAGATCATAGCAGAGGTTCATAGGCTAACAGTTGGGATAGTTAGCCAAAAATTCACATTAATCaagtctaaaaaataaaaaaaaaacattgtagcaACTCATCACAACAATAAGAACAACCTTGTGATAAGGTCATTTACTCACAAGCATTGTAGGCCTTCTTATGGGAGAGAATCTCTACAACGTCTTTCTTTTTGGAAGTCTCTGTCTGAGGTGAGGGCTCTGGAAAAGGAACTGAGACATTGAACCATAGAATGAGGGAGCTGTCTTGTGACTAGAAAGATTCTTTTGAAGGATGAAAGGACAGACAGCTTCTAGCACCTAAAGATGAAATAGCATGACTTGCAAGACAATTACAGCATGaattaatatatttctttatAATGTGATCATCTGATGAGTACTAAAATCTACGATTTCAAAAAATAATTCAAGTCATTCCACAGAAACTTAAATTGACTGCAGTCTGTGCTTTGGTCACTGCAGAACATTTACCCTTTTGGTTTTCAACTACTGTATGGCTCTGCTGACCTGCTATCACAGGTCAttgacaaacatacagtatactgtagctGCACTTAGTAGTGAGTCCCAGAAGTTCAATTTCTACCTCATCAGGCCTTAAAATcttcttttaaatgtttaatgtttagtcAAAAGTTATTTTTTCCCAACAAAGACTTTCTTTCTGCAACCCTTCAGTACAAGGtagatttattacattttatgtgCTATTGTCTCAGACACAGTTTCTCCATGACATGGAGGACTGTAACTCCTGTAAAGCTGCCATAGGCAACTTGGTGTCCTCTTTTAAAATGGCTCTTTTTGTCTGGGCACTTAGGACAGCCAGTTCTAGGCAGATTCACAGTTGTTCCAATTTTCTTACCTTTTTGATAATGGACTTCACTGTGCTTTCAAATATATCTCTTCCTTAatgtatcaaattaatattattattattattttttttatttttttgttgcaatCCTAATGTGACAATGTTTGCGCTCATCTAAATAATTTGCTGAATTATGGTTATTTCTCACAGTTCACTCACCAGGGTTCTTTTGTGTCCCAAAATGAAGCTCCAAGTCGAGATATTTCACCATGTCACTCAACTTATCATAATCAGAGTCTTCTTCCAACTGCAGTGAGAAAACATATCTATCCTTACACACTGCCTGATAATGGCTTAAGACAGACTCACAAAGTTCTTGAAGGACCACATGAGATGATCAGATGTGCACCATTCCAGCATTTTTATAGACCTCAAAATATTTCTCAAATGGCTCCTTATTTCCTGTAAAGatctatttttttatatcattgtatCTTAAACTGTTAGAGGAGGATTTTGTAGTCCAGCTCTCTCAGCAACCTAATATGAGAGTGCCTTATGCACACTGATTTGGCTAAAATTGGAAATATACTGTGCACCTTTGACTGAGATCTCCTTTGGCTAAAGCTAAGCAGAGCTAATGAAAACATTGTCTAAGATGGGATCATTGAGACTATAACAAGTGCTAAAATTTGAGCCATTTGAGACACAAACAACTCTGAACCATACACAGAGCTCTGCAAATGTTTTAACTGTCAAACTCCTCACCTGTCCCCAAATGGTTCCCTCTGAATTTTCCACCTGTTCCCAGCGTAACCTCTTCACACTCATATGACTGGAATCCAATTTTTGTGGCGAGGCCTTTGGGAGAGGAGGAAGCACACAAGGTGGGGGTAAAGGTGGAGGAGGAGGTGGCTCCACAGTGGACTCTTCGGTGAGGTGGTGGCTTTGAGTTTGGGTTGCACTTGGTTGTTGCGCTTGGGACTGGGCTTCGTGATGGCCATGATGGTGGTGATGATGGCGATGTTCGTGGTACATGGGTTGAGGGCTCTGTCTGGCCTGCGCAATGGAGGGAGAGGAGCGATGTTGCTGCTGCTGaatttgttgttgctgctgctgctgaattTTCTGTTGCTGAATTTGCTGTTGAAtctgctgttgttgctgctgaATCTgctcctgctgctgctgctgttgaatCTGTTGCTGCTGCTTCATCTGCTTTTGCTGCTGcatctgctgctgctgctgaagctgctgttgttgctgttgtGAAGGATGGGGCTGGAAGGTGGACAGAATCTGTTGGGTCTGGAGAGGTTGGTGGGGTTGATGGATCTGGTGGTACTGAGGAGCTGTCTGAATGGGCTGAACCTGGTGTATGTGTTCAATCTGGTGAATGTGGCAGGTTGGTTTTGGAGGCTGGGTTGATGAGTAGACTTGATGAGTCTGATGCATCTGGTGGTGGTACTGTTGTTGAGTCTGATGAGGCTGCTGAGATGGATGAATAGTTTGAGAAATGGCTTGAGCCATGTGTGTCTGATGCATTTGTTGGTCCGCTCTCTCCAGTCTCTCAATCCGCTCCATATGCTCCAAACGCTGCATCTGTTCCAATCTGTCAAGCCTGTCCATAGAACTCGATAGGTAAGCCTGATGACTCTGATGAATCTGATATGCATGGTGAACCTCTTGATCTGGATGCAAGGGTTGAGGATGCATCTCATAGGTATGTCTGTCGGAGCATTCCTTTCGTTCAATCCTATCAAGTCTATCCATGGAGCTAGAGAGTTGAGTAGGAATAGTCTGGTGTGTGCGATGACTTTGGTGCATTTGATGACTCGACTGAGATTGGTGACTTGGTTTATTTTGATGACCTTGATGCATCTGATGACTCTGTTGACTCTGGTGGTGTTGATGAAGCTGGTGAGTCGGAAGAACCTGATGGTGCATTTCATACACTCCGTGGCCAGGGATGGATGTATCTGGAGAGGGTAAAGGGGGCAAAGACTGGTGCATCTGCTGCTGGGGTTGCTGGGAGTGGCCGCCTGTGGGTTGTACTGGAAGTGAGTGATGTTCCTGAAGGACTTGGTGCTGGGTGATCATCGTGTCACGTGTGGGCAACACCTTGTGAATGGACTGCCATTTGGGTGGCAGGTTAGCCCTTGGCGGAGGTGGTGGTGGAGGTCCAGGGTGGCGACGGAAGGTGAGTTGACGGGGTGTGTGGTCAGGGGTGAAGCCAGCAGGTGGAGGGGTGTCATTGAATTGGATggggggagggggaggaggagtcaGAGGTGGTGGAGGAATGTGCTCGGAGCTGGAGGAGTAGGTGAGAGAGCTGGCATCCTCGCTGCTGCTATGCACTTCGCTCGGACTGCTTAGCTCTGGATGCATGTACAgaccctcttcctcctcctcctcttccacaTCCTCCTCTACCTCCTCTTCCTCATTTTGGAAGGTCATCTGGACAACATCCTGGTGTTAATTAAAAGCAAACATACAAATTCCATTCAGTTAATGCTATAGTCCATGGAAAATTAGGCACTGTACATCTGTGTAATACTCTTATTGCTTACTTATAGTAAATTCTAGCCAATAGAGCATGCCCAATATGTAAAAACCACACAATTTTGAAGCAAATATCAATATACCTAAAGCAAATACCCTTTCTAACATAAATACCTCTTCATAGTCATTCTCAGGTGATAGAAAGTCATCCACAGATAACTGCTGTCCCAGCTGCTCACTCAGGGCCTCCATGAACAAATCTGTGTCCGGGGTATGGGGTGGCCGTGAGAAGGTGTAGCGCTTCTTGCGAATGGGTGGACTAGGGGGATAATCGGGAGGAGAGGGTGGAGAGAGAGGTGGGCTGTCCAAACTGATGTAAGGGTTGGACTCAGCACTTGTTTGGGAGGGAAGAAGTGGAGGGTAACAGGGGCACTGGGGACTGAGGGGCAACTCCTCTGTCCAAGATTCATGCTGGGGAGGAGGTGGTGGATGTGGATGAGGAggtgcagactgtgctgatgtaCATTTGCGGCTACCTGGGAGATGAAAGGGGGAAGCCCAGGACATGCttaacaaaacaaataacaaaaatgtctCTCTGGCATTAGTCACAGCCCTTATAACTTGCCCATGGACAATTTAAGGactgttttttaaatattgcactacatactgttttttttttccttctttctccttcgttttatttctttatttatcttatttgttcttattatgttggcttgacaaagctacataagcttattattattatttttattattattaggttggcttgagaaagccaacattcTGAAATCCTAtttattaaacttattattattattagtggtgcttgcaaagcatcactattgtaatctcacatacttatttttattactcttattCCGTACAAAATttcggcacctaactcgtcccgcaccatttgtagtagacccatgaattaggtgtcaaatcgaccggcctattgacgACACTTGACGAAAGAGATtgggggtacggtgcacccctggggggcaaaaaatgtcccaaaaatttcccataggcatactatggcaagggtcttacccatgaaaacattttttttctcctactatggcagtcagtgcaagaaagttgtcaaatcatatgtaccaatcagaatgacatagagacatgggggtgggctcatttcaatagggctaccaatcagtctttaaggatcatcttggaaacggtgtagccacaccctagcaaccatttatggcaccctagcaaccgcccccatagacttccattcaaaatggctcagaaggatattttcagaacagaatgtcgtagacacttggggattggctcttttcagtcagattagtaatcagccaataagaagctctctggtcactggctagccacagcCTAACaacaatttagagcaccctaacaaccagccctattgacttccattaaaaatggctgagagggatatctttggatcagaacataCTACAGACATGGCAGTTGGCTTATTTCATGTGgctgagcaatcagtcttcatgtatccatttgaaaaactacttagccacaccctaacaaccatttagagcaccctagcaaccatccccactgacttccattcaaaatggcagagtgtgatatcttctgatcagaatgtcctagacacATGTGGGTGCTCTCATTTGATTTGGGCTAGCAAGCCGTGTTCGAACATACCCTGTGTTTGGAGGTAAAATGTACCCCAGGGGGTAAAAAGGGGGGCAAAAAAACGTACCAAAAAGTCCCATGGGAAAATAATTTTGTTcttactatggcagtcaatgcaagaaagttgccagatcatatctcccaatcagaatgacatagatacatgggggcaggctcatttcaatTGGGATAAgaatcactctttaagtatcaccttggaaatggcatagccacgccctaacaaccatttatgggaccctagcaaccaccccccattaacttccattcaaaatgtctgagaaggatatcttcagaataGAATGTCGTAAACATTGGAGATTGGCTCttatgagtcaggttagtaagcagctaataagaatctctctgttcACTAGCTAGccacgccctggcaaccatttagagcaccctagcaaccaacactattgctttcacttagagtgtgatatctttggatcagaatgtcctagagacatgacagttggcttgttttaattgggtgagcaatcagtctacaactatcatcatgggaactacttagccacgctctagcaaccatttagagcaccctagcaaccaaataccattgacttccattcaaaatcactaagatgggtatctcaggatcagaatgccatagagacttctggtttgacttttttcactcaggatagcaaggagccatgttaagtatcaccttggtaactgcctagcaaccacatgggcttaccctagcaaccaagtaacaaaacacatatctctgcaccagaatatcatagacacttccgggttgacttatttcactcaggatggaaagaagtcttgataagtatcaccctggtaactgcctagcaaccagatggggttaccctagcaaccaagtaacaaatcacttatctctacaccagaacatcgtagagacttccgggttgacttatttcactcaggatagcaaggagcctcattaagtatcactctggtaactgcctagcaaccatatggggttaccctagcaaccaagtaacaaatcacatatctctgcaccagaaaatcgtagagacttccgggttgacttatttcactcaggatagcaaagagccttgttaagtatcactctgttaactgcctagcaatgacatggggttaccctagcaaccaagtaacaaatcacatatctctgcaccagaacattgtagagacttaatgtttcattcatttgactcagggtagcaagaagccttttgagtagcACCTTGATAACTgtatagcaaccagatggggttaccctagcaaccaagtaacaaatcacatatctctgcaccagaacatcatagagacttctggtttcgttcattggattcagggtagcaaggagccttttgagtatcaccctggtaactgcatagcaaccatatggggttaccctagcaaccaagtaaaaaatcacatatctcttcaccagaacatcgtagagacttccgggttgacttatttcactcaggatggcaaggagccttgaataTTATCACCCtcgcaactgcttagcaaccagatggggttaccctagcaaccaagtaacaaatcacatatctctgtaccagaacatcgtagagacttccgggttgacttatttcactcaggatggcaaggagccatgttaagtatcaccttggtaactgcctagcaaccacatgggcttaccctagcaacccagtaacaaatcacatatctctgcatcagaacatcgtagagacttccaggttgacttatttcactcaggatggcatggAGCCTTGAATATTATCACCCtcgcaactgcttagcaaccagatgaggttaccctagcaaccaagtaacaaatcacatatctctgcaccagaacattgtagagacttccaggttgacatatttcactcaggatggcaaggagccttgctaattatcaccttggtaactgcctagcaaccagatgtagttaccctagcaaccatgtaacaaatcacatatctctgcaccagaacatcatagagatttctggtttcattcatttgactcagggtagcaaggagccttttcagtatcaccttggtaactgcctagcaaccaaatgggtttaccctagcaaccaatttgccattcagaaaaacaaacaaggggtagggttgcataggacttcttgcagctggctgtctgttccttctgtctgtctgactgtaagaccttcaaacttccaactcttcaaactattttaaactttcagacaaggctttgtcaagccaacataaagtttgtcttcaaactttaatATCTAGTTATGTTTGATGTTGTACAGCAAAGGGGCCAATTACTGTTGTTTTaattgtgctatataaataaatgagacATTGACATATTGCAATTTATGGGATTTGCCAAAAAAAATAGATTTGTGATATTGAATTATTGGAAGatattcagatattttttttaggaaattagtagcaagtaaacaagattcTTGGCCAGAAAAAGCAGCAAAGTGAACAAAATTTGATGCCGACAGTCAAACTTCTGGTTATGTGAAACTAGAGAAACTTTCAATAATTCAAGACTCTTTGATAGTGGCAAACTGATTGCCGAGGGCAGTAGCTTTAAGTATGTGATATACACCATCCAGTCACTTCTCATCTCTATCTCAAAGAAGTGAATCAGTTTACTACAACTAACTAATATTAATTCACACATTATGAAGCTTTTCTTTATTCCCATTCAGAATTTCAGAACACCATTGTAGTGTACCTGAAGTGGCTCGAACAGATGGAGAGGATGAGTGAGCCCTTATGGACTGTGATGAAGAGTGCGGAAAGACATCCACGTTAGCCAGAGTGTCAGGCGCCGGAAGGGGTCGACTCTTCAGGGATTTGGATCTTTTCCCAGCATAGACATTCTCCAGCTCAGAATATACTGCTGACAGCTAGATAGAGCACAGGGGCTGGATTGTTAATATAAACAAAGTAGTTGAGAATAACCTTGCATCATTTCCCAATAATGTTATACATGCAAATCTGTATGAATCAGAGAAGAGTGCTCACATGATTGTTGAGTGTCTCTGGTAAAGAAGTTCCATCCCCTGATTGCCTATTACCAGGAGTCAGTCTCATAGGGACCACTTCCACCGGCTCAGTGCAAATCCCTCATGCAGGAAGATATCACACTTTTATTCCAACATGCTCAGAAAGCTGTCTTTTTTAACTGATCGAACACAAGCTCTTAGtaactgttaaaaatgtgtttatagtGATATACAGGCTTAAAATGCTGTTTTTACTAATATACAGGCTTTTCTGTATGTGTACTCCAATGTAGAGCCCTGTGGATCCATATTACTAGATGTGTCTACAGCACATGTCAAGTATGTTGTCACCCAAAACTGGACACTATAACCTGTATATTGTACTAGGCTAGATGTTCAACGTGACTAAGCTTTAGCACAATGGAACAAGTTGGACAAGTTCCTGTATCAGCAtcctttgttggtcctggaacaacattctaaTCACCAATCATAGGCCAAATCCTTTCCCTAACCTAAAACCAACCATAATCCAACCCTAAATCTAAGGCAAATGATAGGTTGATAAGAATGATGAATGAAGCCCCTTACCTTTGCCctcagccctaaacctaaccatttaaatggtttattgaatgttgttccaggaccagcATGGATGCTGATCTAGGATAATTTCCTACTTTATGCGACTGTGACAATTGTAGTATCATAGTACAAACGTTACTTTAGAACAGCATAACTTTATGCACAGTGAAATACAACATATTGTTTGAAGATGACCTACCCATTCCCAGGTGAGTGCCGATAACTAGATCATCTGAGCTGCGTCCCCTCACACTGCTCCTGTAGGTGGTTCCTGTGACCTTCATAGAGCTGCTGCGCCGGTGAGGCTCATGGGCTGAATGTTCAGGTTCTGATGCTGGCACTGTCCATAatgcatacagtacataaatatattcatttatatctgcatacatacatacactggcacAAAAACGTATGGCGCACTCAAGTCTTTTTTTGAGTAAccatttttcaggtatttacatttttcaaaagtacttCAGAAGTTTGTTTGTGACTCACATGTGACTTTATAGCCAAGGAAGCATGAGATCTTGTTCTGGCAGTGGTCCTGCTCCTCATAGGTGAGCAGTTGGTAAACAAACTGCCAGATCACCTGCTTTGCCGGGGTATCCAACACAGGAAACACATCCACAATCAAAGTGTCTACATTTCTAAGAACATGGAAAAAAAGGAATTCAATCAGGTTCTGTTATCAGCAACAACAACGTTCTGGAATTTTCTCAGAGAAGCAATGAAAAACAATTAATTTGAGAATATAGGCAACAATACTGTCAATGAAGATATTTGCTCCAACTATTATATCCAATTATGGGCATTGTTGATTAGTGCCGTTAATCTTCGACTCAGTTTATGCAACAAAACCAAGAGTAATCTAATGGgaacatccatccattcatccatccatcttattCTTCTCCTACAAAACCAATAATGCTCCAATGGTAACAGCCATCCATCCTCATTATTTTTCTCCAACTTGAAATGCATCATCAACTAAACTAAAATGTTACAGGCTTGTCCTCTACCTGTGCTGGAAGAACACCTCCAGAGCTTTGCAGATGGTGTATCTCTCCTGGAGGGTAAGGAGGTGCTCAAGCTGCTGGCTGAAAGTGCGGCCATGTACTCGGATACTGGGTGGCAAGATCTCAGCAACCCACTGCAGAGAGCTGAGCACAGGAGCACAGGATCGAGGAGACACCTCTACCTGCTCGGGTTCGTTCATAGTGAAGGCCGGTGGTTCATCCTCAACCACTAGGCTGGGCATTGCTCCACTGCCCTGTAGCATGGACACCACCTTTTCATGTGAACAGCTCCTGGgaggacatacagtacataaacacaaacaaatgatgTTTACAGTGATAACATTGACCGATAATGAAGGGTGTTTAGATCTTACCAAAAAGGGCTTTTGTGTGTTAGGGTAACTTTAGCAAACAACTTTTTACAATGAATGCTTGACCCATATTAACCCACTTTGGTAAATTGCCATGAGTTTAATCTACAAGTTATCAAGAAGTAACTAATTATATAGTTTTATGAAAGCTTAAGGCTCGGTCATACTCACTGTTGCACTGCGAAATTCTGCGGGCGAAATACAGTTTCAACAGCAATTGGCACGATCGAGAATTTTGCCTGATGGACTTCCGGTTGTGAAGAAATTTTCCCATGCATTTTTTTTCCGTTTGGCAGTGACCCCTTGTGTGCAGTCCTTCGTACTTAGCTCATGCAGGATTCACTTTCGCTTCTTATCAGCCCACGCCTTCTTCGCCTGCAAAATTTCATACTGCAAGGGTGAATGTGACCAAGCCTTTAGAATGGTAACCAGCCTGATTAatcttaaaaacacacaaaaaaaagtctGGCTTCGATCTAGTTTGTAAGAAAGCATAtatttacatttcctgaagaaaatgtgagtggtcctTGCCCATTTAAAACTCACCACCCCAATGCTAGGCTGTCGTGGGTGGTGACCAGggcatttctatgtggttgctaggcggCCTTAACTTGCGAGTTACAAGCCTAAATGTAATGCTAAGGgtcaggggtttgttcaaatccctaacgtCAAGTATGAGCAACAGTGCTTGTGATGCAATCCTCACCTCATATCCAACCCGTTGAGAAACAGGATGCGATCTCCAGGTTTGAGACCCGCCTTCTCAGCAGGGCTGCCTGCAGGGAGGATGGAACCAAACCAAGCAGAAAGTAACTATTGACAGCAGATCATATGGTCTCCAACTGAGATTAAGCTGTGCTCATGAGAGCCCATTTGAACTGACGTTAAATCTATAAACCAAGACACTCCAGCCCAATTGTTTGTCATATCTTGTCCAAGAATGGATGCCTCCTTTAGGCTTATGAGGGCTGGTAGTGGGAAAAGTGTGAATCAAAAGGGATTTGCGGGAGTAAAAACAGAGCTCTACCACCTGCGCCCCCTCTGACTCAGCCTGTCCCTGCAGTGTCTTCTCATTTCTGTCCCTCTCTGCCTCCTGCTGTTATTGCACACTGCCAGTATTTGCTGCATAACTTTTTAAATGTCCAATGAGTCAGATTTGACTTTCATGATTTTAGCTTTCACGTCATCTTCTTTAGTCTTATAATTGACTCCACTTCAATGGCTTCATGTCCAAAATATATGTTCTCatctttctgatttttttttactccaaaataaaaatactgcgAAAGACATGCCCTCCCATAATGAAGAGGAAAGACTATgtttgatgaatctgacaataaCTAAAAAGAGGTAGCTTTTTCTCAACAAATTATCAAACTCACTAATATATGGAAACCATGTTGTTTTGAGTGTTTATTTTATACCTGGTATAACAGAGTCAATCCAGACTGGAGCATGACCACGAAGAGTGAACCCGAAACTCTGGTTCCCTTTGTACACACGTACTGTCCTATGGAAACAcaacagtgaaaaaaaagaaaggataTTGGGAACACGGGGTAACAAACTCTTGATGTAGTTAGGTAAGAAGCAATATTATATGAATGTATGATTATGAAATATATCTTATTTCACTGCTCTGGTCAACTtcgcattctgtggtcaaatattgttctataatgaccactaaactgtataactgaTCACTGTCCCAGGCAACCAATTTCCTCCATAGCTGTTTCGTGTCATAAATCAtcatgtaataaaataatttcaaataaattcaatattttaatatgcctaataatttatttgtttgtaaAGAAGCGGTGTAATATGCAGGATGATGTACAGTCTGCCagtaattttcacacaaaaaaacccCCTTCACTTTGATACATTTTCGCTTTGCATCGAGGTCCTGATCATCCAGTCagagtttattttgcaaaaattaccAGACGACTTCATTATCCCTAATTAAACATCATAACAAGGTATACTGTATTTCATCTAAAATGAAAGCAGTATGAAACATCATAATACACAGACA is a window from the Myxocyprinus asiaticus isolate MX2 ecotype Aquarium Trade chromosome 13, UBuf_Myxa_2, whole genome shotgun sequence genome containing:
- the LOC127450213 gene encoding delphilin-like isoform X3, whose translation is MGHDRSISRRFRIFIPKKHRRRFDEMVSQSLISRLRGRSFSEHRNNRLRRSRSEDHPERLLSVSTRASSVPRTANEEVVMPPARGHRKTTSLTAGHSSSFSTRRTVRVYKGNQSFGFTLRGHAPVWIDSVIPGSPAEKAGLKPGDRILFLNGLDMRSCSHEKVVSMLQGSGAMPSLVVEDEPPAFTMNEPEQVEVSPRSCAPVLSSLQWVAEILPPSIRVHGRTFSQQLEHLLTLQERYTICKALEVFFQHRNVDTLIVDVFPVLDTPAKQVIWQFVYQLLTYEEQDHCQNKISCFLGYKVTLPASEPEHSAHEPHRRSSSMKVTGTTYRSSVRGRSSDDLVIGTHLGMGICTEPVEVVPMRLTPGNRQSGDGTSLPETLNNHLSAVYSELENVYAGKRSKSLKSRPLPAPDTLANVDVFPHSSSQSIRAHSSSPSVRATSGSRKCTSAQSAPPHPHPPPPPQHESWTEELPLSPQCPCYPPLLPSQTSAESNPYISLDSPPLSPPSPPDYPPSPPIRKKRYTFSRPPHTPDTDLFMEALSEQLGQQLSVDDFLSPENDYEEDVVQMTFQNEEEEVEEDVEEEEEEEGLYMHPELSSPSEVHSSSEDASSLTYSSSSEHIPPPPLTPPPPPPIQFNDTPPPAGFTPDHTPRQLTFRRHPGPPPPPPPRANLPPKWQSIHKVLPTRDTMITQHQVLQEHHSLPVQPTGGHSQQPQQQMHQSLPPLPSPDTSIPGHGVYEMHHQVLPTHQLHQHHQSQQSHQMHQGHQNKPSHQSQSSHQMHQSHRTHQTIPTQLSSSMDRLDRIERKECSDRHTYEMHPQPLHPDQEVHHAYQIHQSHQAYLSSSMDRLDRLEQMQRLEHMERIERLERADQQMHQTHMAQAISQTIHPSQQPHQTQQQYHHQMHQTHQVYSSTQPPKPTCHIHQIEHIHQVQPIQTAPQYHQIHQPHQPLQTQQILSTFQPHPSQQQQQQLQQQQQMQQQKQMKQQQQIQQQQQQEQIQQQQQQIQQQIQQQKIQQQQQQQIQQQQHRSSPSIAQARQSPQPMYHEHRHHHHHHGHHEAQSQAQQPSATQTQSHHLTEESTVEPPPPPPLPPPCVLPPLPKASPQKLDSSHMSVKRLRWEQVENSEGTIWGQLEEDSDYDKLSDMVKYLDLELHFGTQKNPVPFPEPSPQTETSKKKDVVEILSHKKAYNASILIAHLKLSPGELRQVLMTMSSEHLEPPHIKQLLLYAPDDDEVRQYEQYRDDPRKLSELDQFVLQMLSVPEYKTRLKSLHFKTTLQEKTEEMRGAYDCIFKASLELKNSRKLAKILEFVLAMGNYLNNGQPKTNKTTGFKINFLTELSTTKTVDGKSTFLHILVKSLCQHFPEVMDFGKELMTVRQAAKVNKKNIISDFNDLHATIQDIRLACQKMPATAEDRFAVVMSGFLENSHPAMQSLESLQQRAMEEFCKVASFFGEDGNAITTESFFGIFAEFIAKFERALNDIQTTENPPRSPRSHHTASPLAW